In Setaria italica strain Yugu1 chromosome IX, Setaria_italica_v2.0, whole genome shotgun sequence, the genomic stretch CCTGCAATCATAATGGTGTCCACAATACAAATTATAAGtctcctttttctaaaaaaataggaGATGAGGAAAATATACAAGCTGCAACCAACACAGATGATGCACTTGGTCCTATTCTTTTGCAGCCTTGCACACAAGATAAGTTCATCCATCATCCAGCCATTGCTCCAAGGCCACAGCGGCTTACAAAACGACCAGCCAGGTATGTGTCCCCTTTCAGAGGCGATCCACAAAGAGCTAAAGCTCCATAGTTAACAGCACATGCTGTTAGGAAAAAGTTCCGAAGTGACATGAAGTGCAAAAGGTATTGTTTACAACCTACTCTTGAAGATCCAATGCTGCATGCACACACTTATGAGTCATTTCTTTGCATACCAGTGATATTTTCATCCACACCAGCTTGAGAGAATTCAGTGGATCAGATATATTGGAGTCTTTCCTTGATGGCGAGATGCTTTCCACCCAGTTCATGTCATACTTCCTTGCTTGCATGAGCTATGATGAATGCCACATGGCTTATGGTGGTGGGTACAGGGTCTTCCTATCTCAACAGCTTGGGGTAACCGCGTACCTAATCCATTCACTACACAATTCAACAAAAAATTTTACACCCTCTAATGCCATTATATTACACATCCAGGAATATGTCAATATTGAGAAAGATGAAGATTTCTCTCAGTGGGAATCACGTCAGGCACTAGCTGTCTTACAGCGAGATATTGGAGATCTTGACGCAACCAAAGTGAAACTAGCAAGTACTATCTACTCCTGACAACCACATCAATGTACTACAAAAAAGGGCTACCAACTGATTTTGAACTCACAGTTTCCGCACTTCATTTTACTTCTATCATGTCTAGTTCCTTTTGCCGGTTATGGAGGAGGAGCACTATAGCATCTACCGCATCAACTTCATACACGACCGCATTGATGTACTTGATTCTAGTCTAGATGACCACACAGATTACCACCAAGTCCTGGGTGACCGAATTATTCGACGCCTTAATCTCCTATTCCAGTTGGCAACAGATTTTGAAATGAAGCAATTTACTAGATTCAAACATCCTATCATTGACGTATGTATGCATACAGATGACAATGATTGTGGATTCTATGCCATCAAATCCATGGAGCTATGGAATGGTGACTCTTTCCATGTTCCAATCCTCACAGGACGACGAACCACTTTTACCAAAACTCGATGTTTCTAATTATTAATCCATCTACAATAGTCCTGATTGCTATTTACCTATGCATTGCAGGAAAACATTCGGCAATATAGGTCCCAGCTCCTATTCTACGGCCTCTACCACGAAATCAATGAGATCAAGAAGCTCCCTGGTGGTCTAGAAGCACACAGGCGTCGCATGTATGCGATCTTGGTGGTCTAGAAACATGTTTACTTTCCCTTCATTTTTGACAACATCCACACAAAATTTTTCGTCAACATCCAAACATTCTGTGTGGTCGCTTGAATATCATGGATCccaaataattttaattatgttCTTCACAAATTTGAGTTGTTACTATAAATAGAATACAAGTTTTGTACTTCACATGCCCACTCAATGGAATTCCAGAAATTCTTATGTTTTTAGCATGATGGAGACATTTCACATAAAGGTTCTTCTTTTGTACTTCACATGATTCTGTATAACCCATGCAACATCACCAAAAGCATCCTCCAATTGTTGTTTTTTGGGTCGGTTCTATTGTTTTAGCAGCAAAAGCTCAGTCGCAGAGCAAGTACCATACAGGTTCACATTGTACTTGCTAAAACACAAGCATATGTCCAGAATTAACTACATTTGTCAGACAACGATTATCTAGTTTGCATGATGCAAGATAGATGCAGTACGAACCTGAGCAACATTGGCAGCAAAAAAAATTAGCAGATGCAAAAACAGGCTGCGCTCACTCGCAGCTGGGTGCCCACAACATCTATAGACACGGAAAATCCAACAATCGTTGATATCAAAACTGCTGTATTCATAGGGTAGGATGATAATCATAACATTGCCACAGTTTAGTCACCACTGATAGCAAGTGGGTTCACAATACTCAAAACACAAAGGAATCAGAAAGGATAACTTATTCATGATGCACAGAAAGTCTCCTACAGCCAAGCCACTCCTAGACTACTACCCGAAACAGTTAAATCATCCTCCTGACCACGGAGATGGGCAAGCTTGCACGCTGACGACAATGTCAAGCTGAGCTAGCAAACACAACCATTCATCTTCGACGGAATAACACGGTGCAGTAAGAGCCATTCAGTAATTATCCATTCAGTAAACAATACATGCTATTATTAATCTGTTCCAAACACAACCAATCAGTAAACACAACTTATGCAGCATCATTAAACTCATCCTCCAGTTGCCTTTTAGTGGGTGTTCTCCCCCTCTTTCCATCCCATCTTGCCCCGCAAACTCCCACTTGCACCTCGTTTCTTATTGATGTTATCCGGGTTTAAATCACACCCCGTACTATAATGACCTAAAGATCCGCAATATCCACATGTCTGCTGCCCCTGTGCCTTATTGGAACTTGCATGTTCATTAACAACCTGTTTCCTTCCACGCTTCCTCCCCTTTGTTCTTGCCTCCCTTGGTGCACACTCTGAAATTTGGACTGCACTTTCAACTGCTGCATCTTGTTCAGCCCAACTAGCTGCAGGTTCACCTATAATATGCGGGATCACATCACTTTGTTCTTCTGTATGATCCCCCACATGTGATGCTCCTGTATTCACCCCACTCAACCAATGCAGACAACCTTTCTTGAACCAATACTCACAGCCTTTCTTGAACCCAAGACTTGTTTTGCGGCATGCCCTCACAGCAGCCATCGTGATTTCTACTAGCTTCTTTGTTTTGTATTGATCGCTCTCATAGCCTGGTATCGAAGTCACAATGTCGTGCCTATCCCACGTTACCATCGTTCTTGCACCCCTTGTGTATCTCTTTATTATGTAATCTGCAGGTATATTGTCAATCTGAATGTACGTGAAGGCTTTAATAAGATGGGTGCAGAACAAGCCTGTAACAATCAAATTAACCATAATTAGTGCTACTTTTTCACCAGACCACAATATACATTGAAATGctgaaatgaatttttttcaaattGCAACATCTTACCTGTATGCTCCCATGTCTTGCACTCGCATGTATACCTACCGGATCGTACATCAGCCTCCACTCTAAATGAATGTTGAAACCAAGCATATTGCCATGACTGATTCGTGTGCGTCACCAGGTAAACATCAACCTCATTAGGATGAGGATCAATATGGAAAGCAGTACTATAAATATAAGTTTCTCTATATTTTGTTATAAGGCTCGTGTGTACACTCTGCTAAGATGGCCATCAAAGGGCTGCAACGTCAACTCAAGTTACCAGCCTGTTTCATGGACAACCACATAAAACATTAATCCCTAGTAAACAATATCTTAAAACTTCTTCAGCAACAACAATACACTGTCATTATTACCTGAGACCAATGGGTTTCCCCACCCGCTATGTGATTTGTGTGTTGAATGAAGTCTAGCATCCTGCGTGCaaatttactcatgcatgtcATATGTCCTGTGAAGCTACTCCCCTTGATCATCTTATTTACGCTTTCACTTCTTTGTGTAGAGGTCATCCTGCCATAGTACAAGGGCTCTATGTAGAGGTCATCCTGCCACAGTACAAGGGCTTCAAATAAGCAGCAACCCACAATTTCCTCCTCTCCCAAAGTCCCTGAATAGTATCATCCTCCCATATTCCATACTCATCCACCAACTTATTCCATGCAGGCTCAAACTCTGTAGGCGTAAGTGGGTGATTGATTATGGTGTGGAGCTTTATCTTCAGACCATCATGAATGTTGCACAATTTTTCAGCTTTGCTTTATACTTCCTAAGCATGTGCCAACGGCACAACCTGTGCTGTGTTTGTTTGAACACCTTCTTGATCGTTGCCGCCATTGAATTATCCTGGTTTGCAACACAGTAAAGGTGACAAAGTTACCAAATATTTCAAGTTACATATCACTCAAGACATTCGTGTATAAACATTCCTCACCTATAAGTATACACCTTGGGTCCCGACTTCCGGACATACAGTTTTTGAATGCCCCAAACAACCACTCAAATGTGTTAGCTTGCTCATCCTGCAATAGTGCTTGCCCAAACACGACGTTCTGCAGTTGATGGTTTGACCCAACAAACATGGCTAAAGGCATGCTATACATGTTTGTCTTGTATGTGGTATCGAATGTAACCACATCTCCAAAATCTCTATATTCTGCACGCTGGCTTGCAAGACTCAGAACACATTCTTGATAATGTTTTCACTATCTACCTGCAGCTCGTAGTAGAAATACTCATTCTGGGCCTTCATCTCCCTGAAGAACTCAAGCAACTTTGGTATATCAttttccctctcctccctggTAGTTGTAGCTTTCCTGCAACCATGAACACATACATCAACTTAAATGATTTCCATGTATTCAACAATAACATCACCAATAGTACATTTGAAGACATTACCTATTTCTCAAATCCATTTCCGTGAACGTGAAGTTCTGCCGACCACCATATAATTCTGCCAGCACATTTACTGTAGTGTTGTGGGAAGCATCACACCTATGCATTTGATCAACAATACCCATGACTATAGGGTCCTTGTCCTTCTGTATCCTCAAGAACTGTGTTATGGTCAGCGAGGGATGCAATGGATGATTGTGCTCCAACCTTATCCTCTCAAAGAACCAATAGTCCTTCTTCTGGTTCCATTTAATCTTCACAAAAGCCTTGCATTCACACCTCATTGACATTTTCTCATGTACCCTCTCCTCACCAGGCTTGTAGTAATCCCAGTGTCCTTGTTTGTTCCACGACAACTCCAGTACCGTCTTCCTACTTGTCTTGGTTATGCGCACATCAAACACTGCTTTGCCTGCATAGAATTTGTAAAATTCTTTGGCTTCATCTCTACTGTCAAAATGTAGCTCCTCATTTGGCACAATTATGTCTGGCAACAAGGGatcctggaaaaaaaaatacacatatcaGAAGGCAGTACCACAACTACTAAACCTGAACATATCGCTACAGAATGTTTGGAGCACGATATTCGATCTTAATATTCAAATTACACTAGGATGAGATAGGGGACAACATCTACTGCAGTAGCGCTACATGTCATGTTACTGAACCAATCATATATAGTACAAAAAAGACTACATGAAAAGACTACAAGCCAGCATGTTCAGAAAAATAGGACAACCTGAATTTGTCACCTTATCTGAATGTCCTACATAGGGCACACACAGACACACTAGTATACTTCACAAAGTAAGTGTACAGGTAGTTAACTGGTACACGGTAAAGGACTGCATACATACATACCCTTTACATGCTTACAGGAAAGGCTTATTTCCCAGTGACACTTACAGAAAACATAATCAGGAATCCTTATTCAGGAATGAATAATCAGGTAATGCATAATCCAGTTACTATCTAAGATTTCTGAAATTCTGATAACATAATCAGGGATGAACTAGGTAATGAATAATCATAACGAAATTCATGCTGTATGCTTtgaattctgaatttctgaaaaCTAGGTATATATATACCAGGAATGAACTAGGTAATGAATAATCATAATGCAATTCATGCTGGATGTTTTttatttctgaatttctgaataATGGCACCAAGTACTGTTTTCTGAATTTTACTATCAAGGTTCATTCAAATGTGTTCTGAACTTTCAAACCTTTGGGGGTTACCTAAAACATGAATTTGGAAATTGATTCGTTGTAAGATTAGCTATGCGACACCATTTAGCTTTTGGATGGACCAGCAAGAAGAAAAGACTACAAGTCAGCACACTCACATGCAAGTAGGTCCTCTCCGGACCGGGCATTGCCATCGTCCCCGGTGACACATGTTGGAGAGGAGTCCATTTACCTCCGGTTCCGGTGATTGCGCTATCAGCAGTACGTTGCTCCATCCATGGAATCGGATTGTGCAGGAGAGAGACCCAACCTGCTGGCGCAACTTCAACCTGCAGGAACACCTCCAGATTCTTGCTGGCACAGGAGATGGACTCACCATTAACGACAGCAATTAATTGTGGCTTCATGTCCCTGCTGCCGTAACTAGTGCCACGGTCACAAATTCCTCCGAGCACCTCGCGCTGATTGAGTAAAGCCAATCAATGTCGTAATGAAGTTCCCCTGTCGGCTCTTTTTCGTCCAACGATATCGCGCAACAGCAGCGGCTCGGGGAAGTTGGCTCCATTGCACGGGGGCCTCCCACACGAACGCAGCAGCCGCCATTGTAACCGAGGTACCGCCGGCGGTTCAGGTTGCGTAGGAGCACCGGCGGCGTGGGCGCTGCCGGCGACGGCCTGCGCGGGACCCCCCAGTGGGGCACGGGATGTGGTGGGGCTGTATGGCCCATTGGGCAGCGGAGGTTGGCCaaggacgccggatctgagcaggaggtggcggcgttaGGGTGCTCTGCGTGGGTGGGTTGAAGACGGATAGGAGGAATCCGAGTGGGAGAAATCTCGGTCGTTGGCGGCTCGCTCGCTCCCTCTAGACTGCATCCGCACGTATGGCTCCCTCGATCGTTTACTGGCTCGCGCGAACAGCTCGTTTACTCCCTTCCTGCCTGGTCTCGCACGAACGGCTCTCGCTCGTCCCAGGCGTGGACGGGATGGCCAATCGCAACATGCCACGTGCGCTACAGAATAACCTATTCTATAGCTGGCTACGGAGTATATTGacaccatatatatatatacacacatattGATACGTTCTTGCTAAACACAGTAGTTTAGTCAAGAACACGCCAAGCGAGACCTTATTTTCAGCGGAAGAGAACATCACCACCGGTCCCAGCAGCCTCCACCAGCTTCGTTCCTTTGAATACCTGCAATCCACTCAGAAAATGGGGGGAAAGAATCTATCAAGAAATCAAAGCAAGCGCCAACATAAATTGACTTGGTGGTGTGCCGCACGGTACAGAACGTAACAACCTGGAAGCTTACACCATCATCTCCACGCTCAAGCAATCTAGCTACTCCACTGCCACCCGCTAtggatccgagctccgaggtcATACTCGATTACCCGATTTTCCGTATCTACAAGGATCACCACGTCGACCGCCTAGTCGGCACAGAAACCGTGCctgccggcgccgacgccgccaccggcgtcgtCTCGAAAGATGTTGTCATCGACGACGACTCCGGCATCTACGTCCGGCTCTACCTCCCGGACATGGCTGGAACCCAGGCCAACGAGGACGGCCCGAAGCTCCGCGTGCTCGTcttcctccacggcggcggcttcatcACCGAGTCGGCGGCCTCGCCGATGTACCACAACTACGTCAACTccctggccgcggcggcgcgcgtgctCGTCGTCTCCGTGAACTACCGCCTCGCGCCCGAGCACCGGTTCCCGACCGGCTACGAGGACTCCCTCCGCGCGCTCAAGTGGGCGCTCTCCGGCGGCGACCCCTGGCTGTCCCGGCACGGTGACCTCGGGCGCGTTTTCCTGGCCGGGGACAGCGCCGGCGGGAACATCATCCACAACGTCGCGAtgatggctgcggcggcgggagacggcggcggcgtggcggcgcggaTCGAGGGCGCGGTCCTGCTCCACGCCGCGTTCGCCGGCAAGGAGCCCGTTGCCGGGGAGTCCGTCGAGACGGCGGAGATGATGGACACCCTGTGGGGCGTCATCTGCCGGGAGGCGGCCGAGGACGGGTTGGACGACCCGAGGATAAACccgctggccgcggcggcgccgagcctGCGGGGCCTGCCGTTCGAGAGACTGCTCGTAGTCGAGGCGGACGGGGACTTCTTCAGGGGCAGGGGGAGGGCGTACTACGAAGCCGTCGTGGCGAGCGGGTGGGGCGGGGAGGTGGAGTGGTTCGAGACAATGGGCAAGGAGCACGTGTTCTTCCTCCTCGATCCCGGCTGCCCCGAGGCCGTGGCGCTCATGGCCCGGCTCGTCGCATTCTTCGCTGGGAATTGAATGCATGAATCCGTCAATATGGAGATGTAACTGATTGCAAACGTGTACTGAACTGTTGGTCTTGTAATTACGTTATGTAGTTATATGAACAAACTTTCTGCTATCCGTGCTCTTTCGAGTGAAAAGTAGGAACCAAAATGAATAAGCTAGACTTTATCTTGTCTCTTTATTTGGATGTCGTTAAGTCAACAAAGTAAAGCTAGATAGCTTGGTCGGAGCAAATAATCCCTAATAACAATGCCGAATTGACTGACTGATTCACCTACTTTAGCATGATGTAAAACGACCGAGTCATATTATGAAACATGCTCATCAACTTTGACCTGCTTGGCTCCGCAGCATTATCATCCCCACCAGGCGCACCACCGCCATCCGCCCATCCCATCCCTGTTTGTCAAGGACTGGCAGTCTCACTGAGGCTTGGAGCGTCCGTACACCTCAGCACCATGATGGTGGGTTCCTGGAGCGACAAGGACAGCGTGCCACAGAAGTGGTAGCGCGCGGGAGCGTGTCAGAAACCCAATGCAAGAGTGAAAAACAAATTTTCTGCCATGTCCATCTAGAAGTTCATGTGAGTAGGGAATCATGAATAGCTAATTACTATTAGATGCGTAGCGTAGTGCAGCATATAAAAATTGGTAATGCTATAAAAATTGGTAATGCTACAGAAGAGATGTTCGGAATTTTAAAAAATCGGATGCTCCAACATATATTACAATAGTAAAGTattgatgttgcaactattatcTCTGCATGTTTCACAGTGAATATTGCCTGAAACATAGTGTTTatgttgcggtgggaattttctatcccagagtCAAACGATGTAGTTATTTTTACACATTATTTCAAATAGTGGTCGCTGATGTTTCACTAGGTAATTTTTAATGTTTCGTCAAAGCATCTAGTAGAAAATTTATCATCGAATGTCCGAGCGCTAGCAGTGCCGTAAAAAAATTAAAGTCGAGCATATACTTTGCTAGTAATAAGAGTGTCCCAGCAATATTATAATCGCAGAGACGCCATCCTGTACGCCATCTACGCATCGAGAGATGGAAGACGATAAAGAGAAAAACAAATGTGCATTCCTGCTTTTGGCCTAttcgtttttcttttattttagggTCTCGCTTACTTCAGGTCATATAATGTAATTGGCCCATATGCGAAGGACCCAACAGGCTAAAAATAAGGATTGCTATTTGCAGTGTGAATCATTAATTTAATTCGTATTTTCTGTCTATAATAAGGTGCCACTTTTGGGCCTTTTTCTTCATAAGCCTATTGAACTACATGCCGTATCATATTATATTACTTACGCAAAA encodes the following:
- the LOC101768119 gene encoding tuliposide A-converting enzyme 2, chloroplastic — translated: MDPSSEVILDYPIFRIYKDHHVDRLVGTETVPAGADAATGVVSKDVVIDDDSGIYVRLYLPDMAGTQANEDGPKLRVLVFLHGGGFITESAASPMYHNYVNSLAAAARVLVVSVNYRLAPEHRFPTGYEDSLRALKWALSGGDPWLSRHGDLGRVFLAGDSAGGNIIHNVAMMAAAAGDGGGVAARIEGAVLLHAAFAGKEPVAGESVETAEMMDTLWGVICREAAEDGLDDPRINPLAAAAPSLRGLPFERLLVVEADGDFFRGRGRAYYEAVVASGWGGEVEWFETMGKEHVFFLLDPGCPEAVALMARLVAFFAGN